From a single Cryptococcus neoformans var. neoformans B-3501A chromosome 3, whole genome shotgun sequence genomic region:
- a CDS encoding hypothetical protein (Match to EST gb|CF189802.1|CF189802), whose amino-acid sequence MGGDAQQPAAQADRNEKRAMRDRYKTMAPKFTSVRANASAAASQAPSRASPAVTAAPVLNPYASASAANSPAPDEERAPTRKSKKLQFSRAGKYVEQGEQLRNEQKMEALRQRIAEASRKAGLDSEFDTLERSLKRQPPPAVEWWDEAILPKGVTYEDDLESAYNNLSTSSDSLITHLILHPIPIPAPMDRRQPERGLMLTKKEQKKMRRQRRQAELEDKRDRQKMGLLPPDPPKVRLANLMKVLTSDAVQDPTKVEAKVRKEVAMRAYKHEKDNQERKLTAEERKEKEYSQMVARERNGIRGAVFKIKYLTNGRHKFKVRETAKADLLSGICIFHPSFALVMVEGVEKSIKHFKRLMLSRIDWTEQARPMADGDGGEDAPGSDEDMDGRTNSKEGEQDLADNKCELIWEGELPERVFKMFRARHVETDSKAKEWLTPRFEAMWDLAKRWQWAGEDL is encoded by the exons ATGGGCGGCGATGCTCAGCAGCCCGCCGCCCAGGCAGACAGGAACGAAAAGCGGGCCATGCGCGACCGCTACAAGACGATGGCGCCCAAGTTCACGTCCGTGAGGGCCAACGCCAGCGCGGCCGCATCCCAGGCGCCGTCCCGGGCCTCGCCTGCCGTCACCGCGGCGCCGGTGCTCAACCCGTATGCGTCCGCGTCGGCCGCCAACTCGCCTGCGCCAGACGAGGAGAGAGCGCCCACGCGCAAGTCCAAAAAGCTCCAGTTCAGCAGGGCGGGTAAATATGTCGAGCAGGGCGAGCAGCTGAGGAACGAACAAAAGATGGAGGCTCTGCGGCAGAGGATCGCAGAGGCCAGCCGGAAGGCTGGTCTCGACAGCGAATTCGATACCCTCGAAAGGAGTCTCAAG CGACAACCTCCGCCGGCCGTCGAATGGTGGGACGAAGCCATTCTTCCCAAGGGCGTCACGTACGAAGACGACCTCGAGTCTGCCTACAACAACCTGTCCACCTCGTCCGACTCTCTCATCACCCACctcattcttcatcctATCCCTATCCCCGCCCCCATGGACCGCAGACAACCCGAGCGCGGTCTTATGCTCACCAAAAAAgagcaaaagaagatgcgGCGACAGCGACGCCAGgctgagcttgaagacAAGCGCGACCGTCAAAAGATGGGTTTGCTGCCGCCCGACCCGCCCAAGGTCAGGCTCGCTAACCTGATGAAGGTGCTGACCTCGGACGCCGTCCAAGATCCGACAAAGGTGGAGGCCAAGGTCAGGAAGGAAGTCGCGATGAGGGCGTACAAACATGAAAAGGATAATCAAGAGCGAAAGCTGACTgcggaagagagaaaggaaaaggagtaTAGTCAAATGGTCGCCAGAGAGAGGAATGGTATCCGCGGTGCCGTCTTCAA GATCAAGTATCTGACCAACGGCCGACACAAATTCAAAGTCCGCGAAACCGCCAAAGCCGATCTCCTTTCCGGTATCTgcatcttccatccctccttTGCCCTCGTCATGGTAGAGGGAGTCGAAAAGTCCATCAAACATTTCAAGCGTCTCATGCTCTCACGTATCGACTGGACCGAACAAGCGCGGCCCATGGCTGACGGTGACGGCGGCGAGGACGCGCCAGGTTCGGACGAAGACATGGACGGCCGCACGAACAGCAAGGAGGGCGAACAAGACTTGGCAGATAACAAGTGTGAACTCATTTGGGAAGGCGAGCTGCCCGAGCGCGTGTTTAAAATGTTTAGAGCGAGGCATGTCGAGACGGATAGCAAGGCGAAAGAGTGGTTGACGCCGAGATTTGAAGCCATGTGGGATTTGGCCAAAAGGTGGCAGTGGGCAGGGGAGGACCTCTAG
- a CDS encoding hypothetical protein (HMMPfam hit to Mito_carr, Mitochondrial carrier protein, score: 221.3, E(): 1.8e-63), whose product MTQPQQPLSLLESFLCGGLAGCGAVTITNIPETMKTRLQLQGELQRNDPSAPRVYRNVLDVFRKTWQHEGIRGLQRGLVPAYGYQTLLNGSRLGLYEPCRRLFNRAIGKDPNEGVFITAITAGAVTGCIGASLGSPLFLIKARMQAYSPHIPVGAQHYYKNSYDALRTILKSDGFFGLWRGVSTAILRTAMGSSVQLPSYNLSKYYLVSSAGMASDSFWTFLAASSVSGVCVCIAMQPPDTALTRMYNQNTIKDPITGKVRGALYTNPFDCLWKTFKAEGIAGWYKGTTAHFLRITPHTIFTLVFNELIMAEYTKWRG is encoded by the exons ATGACCCAGCCACAGCAgcccctctccctcctcgaGAGCTTCCTCTGCGGCGGCCTCGCAGGATGCGGCGCAGTCACAATCA CCAACATCCCCGAGACCATGAAGACCCGGCTCCAGCTCCAGGGCGAGCTCCAGAGGAACGACCCCTCGGCGCCCAGAGTGTACCGCAATGTCCTCGACGTGTTCAGGAAGACGTGGCAGCACGAGGGTATACGAGGTCTTCAACGAGGCCTGGTCCCCGCC TATGGCTACCAG ACCCTTCTCAATGGCTCCCGATTAGGATTATACGAACCTTGCCGGAGACTTTTCAACAGAGCGATCGGGAAAGATCCTAATGAAGGCGTGTTTATCACTGCCATCACTGCCGGTGCTGTGACCGGCTGTATTGGAG CGTCTCTCGGCTCCCCGCTCTTCCTTATCAAGGCTCGTATGCAAGCCTACTCTCCCCATATCCCCGTCGGCGCCCAGCACTACTACAAAAACTCGTATGACGCCCTCCGCACGATTCTCAAATCCGACGGCTTCTTCGGTCTCTGGCGAGGTGTCAGCACCGCCATCTTGCGTACTGCCATG GGATCGTCTGTCCAATTACCGTCATACAACTTGAGCAAATACTACCTCGTTTCTTCCGCCGGTATGGCCTCTGACAGTTTCTGGACATTCCTCGCTGCAAGTTCCGTTTCCGGTGTTTGCGTTTGCATCGCCATGCAACCCCCTGATACC GCTCTCACAAGGATGTACAATC AAAACACGATCAAAGATCCCATCACTGGCAAAGTCCGCGGCGCGCTTTACACCAATCCATTCGACTGTCTCTGGAAGACATTCAAGGCCGAAGGCATTGCCGGGTGGTACAAGG GTACCACTGCTCATTTCTTGAGGATCACGCCGCataccatcttcaccctcgtcttcaacGAG TTGATTATGGCAGAGTATACCaagtggagaggatga
- a CDS encoding hypothetical protein (Match to ESTs gb|CF184594.1|CF184594, gb|CF184428.1|CF184428, gb|CF183857.1|CF183857): protein MIWCEVYRTRKTQPTKRKCVRGLCVCREYRLKAVCVGYEYKTIALYAAPTLKWRVRARSVLTR, encoded by the exons ATGATCTGGTGT GAGGTTTATAGAACACGAAAGACACAACCGACAAAGAGAAAGTGTGTAAGAGGATTGTGTGTGTGCCGCGAATACCGATTGAAGGCAGTGTGCGTAGGATATGAGTA CAAGACTATAGCCCTTTATGCTGCCCCAACGTTAAAGTGGAGAGTGCGTGCGAGAAGCGTACTCACCAGGTGA
- a CDS encoding hypothetical protein (HMMPfam hit to DUF689, Protein of unknown function (DUF689), score: 85.0, E(): 1.9e-22): MPAPVPPTAFAQPSGPATQLVLGSMQRAPEYQALLTSLKSAAPPSSSVQGEMVDRILDNATTLPPPPLTIHLVLPLPLPPNLLSAIPPSTQIFIHIPADSESQLGALHSALASHSFTPVLPTPSPSTLAYTSPSAPSLPTVASDPSPAPSSSTPVTLSGARPLQLRRNGDKARKAALWAIDSPLIPDGGKSLLTPADRTRPDCVFPAENGKPVKRRRACKDCTCGLKELEQEEEAQTSAAVQEAQKAFFLEGDDDIPENLKKATEGMEGIWPADKRAEAKKTSSCGSCYLGDAFRCSSCPYLGLPPFKPGEQVQVSIGDDI; encoded by the exons ATGCCTGCGCCCGTGCCCCCGACTGCTTTCGCGCAGCCCTCCGGCCCCGCCACCCAGCTCGTGCTTGGCTCCATGCAAAGAGCCCCCGAGTACCAGGCGCTCCTCACAAGTCTCAAATCTGCCGcaccgccctcctcctcggtaCAGGGCGAGATGGTAGACCGTATCTTGGATAACG CCACCACCCTTCCCCCTCCGCCTCTCACCATTCATCTTGtcctgcctcttcctctcccgccCAATCTCCTTTCTGCTATTCCGCCATCCACTCAGATATTCATACATATCCCGGCCGACTCTGAGTCTCAACTTGGCGCGTTACATTCCGCCCTTGCCTCTCACTCATTCACTCCTGTCTTGCCTaccccctctccctctaCTCTCGCCTATACATCACCTAGCGCACCGTCACTTCCTACTGTCGCGTCTGACCCCTCACCCGCGCCTTCCAGCTCAACGCCTGTCACGCTAAGCGGCGCCCGTCCTCTACAGCTCCGTCGGAATGGGGACAAGGCTCGCAAAGCTGCTCTCTGGGCGATTGACTCTCCTCTTATTCCTGACGGTGGTAAATCGCTCTTGACTCCTGCAGACCGTACCCGGCCCGACTGCGTGTTCCCGGCGGAGAATGGGAAACCTGTCAAGCGGCGCAGGGCGTGCAAGGATTGCACGTGCGGGTTgaaggagcttgagcaggaggaggaggcccAGACGTCGGCGGCTGTCCAGGAGGCCCAAAAGGCATTCTTTTTGGAGGGCGATGATGACATACCGGAGAACCTCAAGAAGGCGACAgaggggatggaaggtATCTGGCCGGCGGATAAGAGAGCGGAAGCCAAGAAGACGAGCAGTTGCGGTAGTTGTTACCTGGGAGATGCGTTTAGGTGCTCTAGTTGCCCATATCTTG GCCTTCCTCCCTTTAAGCCGGGCGAGCAAGTCCAGGTATCCATTGGCGACGATATTTAA
- a CDS encoding hypothetical protein (Match to EST gb|CF189114.1|CF189114; HMMPfam hit to UcrQ, UcrQ family, score: 96.3, E(): 7.6e-26): MRPTAPAHSGMPGPKNYIGWWGDMGGPKQKGIKTYGLSPYRQRPLAGMLRAYVFNGSKRTMQQLPYVAPPLIFFYGVYYWAKTKYDYYNSKQGHYDHLIEEGVIKPGQYERPTVGPVVH, encoded by the exons ATGAGGCCCACAGCTCCCGCCCACTCTGGCATGCCCGGAC CCAAGAACTAC ATTGGTTGGTGGGGTGACATGGGAGGACCCAAGCAAAAGGGTATCAAGACATATG GTCTCTCCCCTTACCGCCAACGCCCCCTTGCCGGTATGCTCCGTGCCTATGTCTTCAACGGTTCCAAGCGAACGATGCAACAACTTCCTTACGTCGCCCCCCCTCTTATTTTCT TCTACGGCGTCTACTACTGGGCAAAGACCAAGTACGATTACTACAACTCCAAGCAGGGCCACTATGACCACCTCATCGAGGAGGGTGTGATCAAGCCTGGACAGTACGAGAGGCCCACTGTTGGGCCTGTGGTTCATTAG